The Lathyrus oleraceus cultivar Zhongwan6 chromosome 5, CAAS_Psat_ZW6_1.0, whole genome shotgun sequence genome includes the window TCACATTCCAAATTTAcattcatattttcttcattcacattgAAAAAAATTCCATTCATATTCAAGAATTTCCACATACTCATTCATAGTTCGATTACTTCgttcattcattcaatcataaTCATCCATGTACATGGCATATGAATAACTTATATTAAAAAAATCCCATCACATGAATACATGAAGTTTCTAAGATGCAAAAAGGACTCTCTTGAATGACATGCATATTCTGGACTTGGAAACTATGATTTGGGACGAAATTGATGCCGTTGGAGTGCCTCCTTCCCCAAGGTCTGATCATGCTGCTGCTGTACATGTGGAGTGATACTTGCTCATCTTCGGAGGGGGTTCACATGAATTGCTTACAACTTTTCACAAAGGAGATTGAAGCTTCGCCCGGAGAATCTGCTGCATTATCATTATTTTCACGCCATCAGAGCAATCAAGGCTCTCCTTCAATTTCCAATGAAACCCAGTTTCTTTATACCGTGAGGAAGCTTTGCACATGGAGAGATTTGATGGCACGTATTCATGAGGAAAGCATAAAATATGTACTATCAGACCAGGAAATTATGGCTTTGGCAAGTCAGCTTCCAGCAAGTAACTCTGAAATATACAACACCATAGTTCAGACTGATGTCAATGTAGAAACAAGTCTGAGCTCTTGCATCCCTTCCCCATCTCCTGTTGTTTGCAGCCACCTGAGTGATATCTCTCGTCTGCTTGCAAATGAGTTGGTTAACCATGGTGATATTTATTCTGTGATTCTTCAGAAGTGTCTAGGTCAAAATGGAAGTTGTAAACTTAACATATTTAATCATGCTTTGTTGGTTAATAGTAACCCGAGACCGATCTTATTATCCTATAAGCACTCAAGCCTAAATAATCCTCGACAACATTCACGGAAGGCTTCTCGAAATTCATTCGTTAAAAAATCCTCTTGCAAATCTCCTATTTATCACAATTGCGGGATATTTGCTAATGATGGGAGACGGTTTTGTTACTGCGATCGGAAGAAGCTTGAATGGTACCTTAACCGTGATCTAGCAAAGTTTGTTGAGTAGTTATCCCCCTGTTATGGCTGCCGTACTCAAAGACGCTCCATCCAAAGCCTCTTCGAAAGCGTCATGGAAGAACTCAAAGCCATACGCAAAAGCAAAAAAAATAGTATCCGTTAATGCTTCATCTTCCAAAGCAGAACTGTTGAATGAAGAGCTTATTGAAGATAGACTTGTGAACCGTTCATTGGAAAAAGGTTTGCTTTTGGAATTCAAGAAAGATTCTGATAGAATATTGTTAGCAGTTGCTTAGAGACCTGATGGCAAGAAGAACTGGATGGTTTTAGATCAGAATGGTGTCACTAGTTCCATCAAGCGGCAACAAGTGACATATATTATTCCTGGTATATCCAATTTTTGACCAAGCAGAGATCGCAGCCTTTGTTCAGAAAGCTCAGGACAACATGGACCCATCGCTACTTGAATTTGCTTGGTCTGAGCTATTGGAAAAGAATAAGTCTGTGACAGTCGAAGAGATGGCTGAGATAATTTTTGGCAGTATTGAGCCTCTTGAGAGATATTCTGCTCATCTCTTGCTATCAAAAGACGAAGTATACTTTACCGTAGTCGAGACTACAGGATTGCGTTGCGTTTATGGACCTCGACCAAATGAGCAGGTTGAGGAGCGTATTCCTAGGAAGGTTGCAAAGGAGGCTGCTGAGAAAGAATTTCAAGAGTTTATTAAACTGTTGGGCTCTGCAAAATCAATGCCTTTGCAAAATAAACCTTCCAAATCTTCTTGGAAGGATGATGAGATAATTTGGAGCGCAATTAAGTCACTCGAAGCATATGCTATTGATGCTTGTAAAAGTGATGAACAAATAAAAACAGCTGGGATGACACTAAGGAAAATGGGTCTGGCAAAAACAACATCTTCAGCTGTAAATCTCTTGATAAATATTGGGTATTTTCCTGTACATGTCAATCTTGATTTGTTGAAGTTGAGTATTCCCACTGATCACTTGGAAAAGATCACATCAGCTGCTCAAAGTCTGCTATCAGACTCATCTGATCCAGACGAGATTAACAGGAAGAACCTTACTAACCTGAAGGTTTATGCCATTGATGTTGATGAAGCTGATGAGCTTGATGATGCTCTGAGTGCAACAAAGTTACAAGATGGTCGAATTAAAATTTGGATACATGTTGCAGACGCAACGAGATATGTTCGACCTGGAAGTATCGTGGATAGGGAGGCTATGAGAAGAGGAACTTCTGTTTTTTTGCCCACCGCTACATATTCTATGTTTCCAGAAAATCTTGCCATGGGAGGTATGAGTTTGAGACAAGGGGAGCTTTGTAATGCTGTTACTGTATCAGTTGTGCTACATGACGATGGCAGCATTGCAGAATGTTCAGTGTTCAATTCCGTGATTAAACCAACATACATGCTAACATATGAGAGTGCATAAGAGTTACTCCATTTGAACCTTGAAGAGGAGGTTGAACTTAGAATTTTGTCCGAGGCTGCAAACCTTCGGTTAAAATGGCGTCGCCAGCAGGGCGCAGTTGAGACAACAACAATAGAAACTCGCATCAAGGTGTCTAAGCTCTCACAAAGAGTTGCAATTATGGACTCATATGTGTTGGTTTGCTCTCTCTAATTTGATGGCACAACGACCAATAGCACGAACAACCTTTCTAACAAAATCTACGTCAACTTCAGTAGCATATTCCTTAAATTCCAATAAAACCTGGTCTATATTTCGGTCTGAAGCAAGTTTTATCATAATTTCTAATTTCTCCATTTTCACATGGCTATGCTCATTGCACTTGCAAAAATAGGCATCCAAGGTGTCGTAACTGTCCCGAATGAAGAAATCTTGGCAATTGGTCAATCGAATGCTTCGGTTGCCAATTGAGTTTCTTGTGATGTGGCTAGCAACATTAGATCCCTCTGTTGCCTCAAGGAACCATGTCTCTTCCAGTTTCATCAAACATGGTTTTGAAAAGGCCTGATGTGAAAAGGTCTCCTGCTAGCAATTCTGGAACACAAAAAGACCCAACTGAAATTTTTCATGAGATATCAGCTCGAGAGAGAATACTAAATGACCAGCCTGAGCTACTTCAGCAATTTGAGATGAATCTCCTCCCAGTTTTGAGGAAGATGTATGGCTCCAGCGTCAACGGTCCTGTTCGCAACAAATGTATCTCTGTCATTGTAAAATTAATGTATTTCAGCACAGCTGAAACGATCCAGTCTTTGTTAAGGGTGGCAAATATATCAAGTTTCTTAGCTGGTGTTCTAGCATGGAAAGATCCACATATTTTGGTTCATGCCTTGCAAATTGCAGAAACCATGTTGCGTTTCCTGCAGGATGCAAACACGGTTATGTTGCTTTCAAGTTCAAAGCTTTCTGCATTAAAAGAATTGATAGCTGTGTTGGTTGTCTATCATGATGATTCAAAAGGGAAGGCTACTACCGGGGAGAAAATTCAAATGAATTCATATTCACCTGTATAGATAATATATGCCAAATCATCCCCATGACCAAACCGTGCTTGTCTATGATTGTTTGCTCCAGCTCATATTTTCACGTCGGCTTCTCACATAAAGCAGACGAAGTAAGATTGAATGTTGCAATAACCTTGGAGATATTGGTACAAGCAAAGCTTATCATTTGTATTCCTTGGGATTCCTAGACCAGATTGAAATCAAATATCAAAACAAAGCCAATGCCGTAACATTTTGCCCCCCGAACGAATCGCACCAATGTCATGTGAAAGACATGCCAAGACCAAAATCGCGTCAAGCTGTCACAATAACACCACATGAAATCAGTTCAATTCAAAAAAAAAGTGAAAGCACATATTTCATTCAAATGAGTCTACAGTGGTGAAACCTTTCTTACCAACAGTAAAGTTTTCAAAATGAAGAGAATTGGGAGAGGGACCACCAAGCTGGAGTGAGGACAAAAAAAAACCTCTCCACTACACAGCATCCTCCGTACCTCCACTACATAGCAGGAAACAGAGCAGAGGAGATGGGAGATATATAAGAGAGGCCACTGTTCATAAGAAAGTAGCTGAAAAACCCTAATTCCTTAGAGTAGCCGCCACTGATCACTAACAAGGGAGAGAGAATTCTGCAAAAACACAAGGAGCCGACTGTTTACACAAAAATAAAATCCTACCGTTGAACCACCCACTCCAAATCTCATTTTTCCCAGCAACCATCGCATCTTCCACTTTGGCTCTCATTACGACCTCTTCGATGACATGGATCTGCTAGTCTGTTGTTAGGTAACAGTAATACAAAATCTGGAGTTGCCATTCATCTCACTCGGTGAAGACTTTGGTGCTCGAAAAGATAACAAGCTGAAACAATAGGGACGTCACTATAACCGCCACCACGGTATAACCATTCTCGATGTGGTCCAAGAATCTAGCATCCAAATCACATAACATCGTCACTCGACATCAGGTGCGTTCATAGCTGACTTGCTTAGGAAAGAAATATATCGAAAATGAAAAGAGTTTGAGTTCCGGAAACTTTttttgttgattgttgttgtttgGATTGCATGAGAGATGATGTACGGTTCACGGTCCATAGAAGGAACATTTTTTTCATTGCAGTATTTGTTTCTTGTAGCAGGTGCGCATTAAAATGAATCTGTTCAAAAGGACCTGCTATTGTTTTAACATTGTGTTTTATATAAAAGGCTTGGTCcgttttttttttttatgtatTAGCGCTTGAGATTATATGACAAGGATGCTTGTCTGGTGGAGTTGGTAAAGGGATG containing:
- the LOC127087827 gene encoding ribonuclease II, chloroplastic/mitochondrial → MDPSLLEFAWSELLEKNKSVTVEEMAEIIFGSIEPLERYSAHLLLSKDEVYFTVVETTGLRCVYGPRPNEQVEERIPRKVAKEAAEKEFQEFIKLLGSAKSMPLQNKPSKSSWKDDEIIWSAIKSLEAYAIDACKSDEQIKTAGMTLRKMGLAKTTSSAVNLLINIGYFPVHVNLDLLKLSIPTDHLEKITSAAQSLLSDSSDPDEINRKNLTNLKVYAIDVDEADELDDALSATKLQDGRIKIWIHVADATRYVRPGSIVDREAMRRGTSVFLPTATYSMFPENLAMGGMSLRQGELCNAVTVSVVLHDDGSIAECSVFNSVIKPTYMLTYESA